TAGGTTGTCTCTACATTACTTGTAGGTTCCATTTTTACGGCTATGTCCGGACCTATATATGAAAGAATATTATTTTTAGTTATATAGCCTAAAGAAAGCTTTATACCTATCCTTCCTAATTCGTTTAATTTTTTCTGACCTTTTAATGATATATTTGAAGCTATCTTATTAAGTTTTAAAATATCAGCCCTTATAAGTGATATATTACCTTCGTCATCTTTGTCAATTTTAATTATATCATTATAGTTAAATCCTTTTTCAACTTCATCTATGATACAACCGTTTATAATCTCAATAGTTTTAGCTCTCATCTCTGCTTCAGAAACAGCTAAAACTGTGGGTGTCACTATGGAATCGAATAAATAAACAAAAGTAATAATTATAATAATAATACATATAATTAATGAAATTAGTTTAGCTTTGATGTTAAACTTCATATTTTTATTCCTCCAAAAATCTTAGCCTATAGTTTATAATGTATTATGGAAACTTTTTTATTATGTTTAATAATTTCCACTGGTTCATTTAACTTTTAATAACATTAATTTTTATGATATAATGTATTAATGATTTAAAAAGCATTTTGATCCTAAGGAGGATAGTAATGAGTCAAAACAAAAAAATGACGAATAAAAAAACAAAAAATAAAAATAAAAAAAAGAAATTTAAGGTAGTCATGCTTACTTTATTATTTATGTTTCTAACAACTATTGTAGTTGGAAGTGCTGTTTTTCTTGGTATGATTAAAACTGCACCTGAAATTAATGTAAGTATGATAACTTCACTTAACGAACCAACAAAGTTTTATGATAATAAAGGAAAGGTTATAGATGAATATTTAACTACGGAAAGACGAGATCCTGTAGAATTTAAAGAGATTCCTAAAAATCTCTCTGATGCCTTTGTTTCTATTGAAGATGAAAGGTTCTATAAGCACCATGGCCTTGATTACAAACGTCTGGCTGGGGCAACTCTTTCTAACTTTAAAAACCTTTTAAAAGGCAAACGAAATTTCCAAGGTGGCTCAACAATAACTCAACAACTTATAAAACAAAGATATTTCCTAGAACAATCTTTAAGTAATAGATTAAGTATAGAAAGAAAAATTCAGGAAATGTATTTATCAACACAACTTGAAAAAAAAGTTTCAAAAGAAAAAATCTTAGAGACATACATGAATACAATACCACTAGGCGGTTCTGCCTATGGTGTTAAGTCTGCTGCAAGACAATATTTTAATAAGGATCTAAAAGATTTAACTTTAACAGAATGTGCTTTCATTGCTAGTTGTGCACAAAGCCCATCAGTATCTTATGGTGCTGCTAAGTATTCTTTTGATAAAAATCAAATACATGAATCTCCAAGAACTCAAGCTGTGTTAAAAAAGATGCTTGAAGGTAACTATATTTCAAATGATGAATATGAAAAGGCTCTTAAACCTCAGT
The nucleotide sequence above comes from Hathewaya histolytica. Encoded proteins:
- the yunB gene encoding sporulation protein YunB, producing the protein MKFNIKAKLISLIICIIIIIITFVYLFDSIVTPTVLAVSEAEMRAKTIEIINGCIIDEVEKGFNYNDIIKIDKDDEGNISLIRADILKLNKIASNISLKGQKKLNELGRIGIKLSLGYITKNNILSYIGPDIAVKMEPTSNVETTYSSIFKSAGINQTSHKIFIKFKTKIRIIIPLKSVDVEVYSEMPISETIIVGKIPDSAIQLDLNKAGYKNN